A single region of the Methylocystis echinoides genome encodes:
- a CDS encoding PspA/IM30 family protein encodes MFGTVVTLMRGRAFEAEERLADRHALAILDQQIRDASQAVAWAKKALALALAQYQTEGRKSDAARAGIAELEVRAVEALRAGRADLAEQAAGAIAAREADAQAAESARALFAAEIGRLESDVRDRSARLAELDRGRRLARAAEAVRVARRGRIEEPPCLRATLSDAEATLSRLRERQAEACAAENFLDAIDLPPAAKSLNETLAEAGFGPPLKPRAADVLARLKQKAAACDAARD; translated from the coding sequence ATGTTCGGGACAGTTGTAACTCTCATGCGCGGGCGGGCCTTCGAGGCGGAGGAACGCCTCGCCGATCGGCACGCGCTCGCCATCCTCGATCAGCAGATCCGCGACGCGTCGCAGGCCGTGGCGTGGGCGAAGAAGGCCCTGGCGCTGGCCTTGGCGCAGTATCAGACGGAGGGCCGCAAAAGCGACGCGGCCCGCGCCGGGATCGCCGAGCTGGAGGTCCGAGCGGTCGAGGCGCTCCGCGCGGGGCGCGCCGATCTGGCCGAGCAGGCCGCCGGGGCGATTGCGGCGCGCGAGGCCGACGCGCAGGCCGCAGAAAGCGCCCGCGCCCTTTTTGCGGCGGAGATCGGCAGGCTCGAAAGCGATGTTCGGGACCGCTCCGCGCGGCTCGCGGAACTCGACCGCGGCCGTCGCCTCGCGCGCGCCGCCGAGGCGGTTCGCGTCGCGCGGCGGGGCCGGATCGAAGAGCCGCCCTGTCTGCGGGCGACCCTTTCCGACGCCGAGGCGACGCTGTCGCGGCTGCGCGAAAGACAGGCGGAAGCCTGCGCCGCAGAGAATTTCCTGGACGCCATCGACCTCCCGCCGGCGGCGAAAAGCCTCAACGAAACGCTTGCCGAGGCCGGCTTCGGCCCGCCGCTCAAACCCCGCGCGGCCGATGTGCTGGCGCGACTGAAGCAAAAGGCCGCCGCCTGTGACGCGGCGCGCGACTGA
- a CDS encoding YiaA/YiaB family inner membrane protein → MSTQPIKHSPAFVTFSYVSFGLAAAMVAGGVFVMPIDFWMKGFLLMGMVMLVQSCIMLTKTIRDNVEAEKLMNRIEDARAERLLMDVAKSGA, encoded by the coding sequence ATGTCCACGCAACCGATCAAGCATTCGCCCGCCTTCGTGACCTTCTCCTATGTCTCCTTCGGCCTCGCGGCCGCGATGGTCGCGGGCGGTGTTTTCGTCATGCCCATCGACTTCTGGATGAAGGGCTTTCTGCTCATGGGAATGGTGATGCTGGTGCAGTCCTGCATCATGCTGACCAAGACCATCCGCGACAATGTCGAAGCCGAGAAGCTGATGAATCGCATCGAGGACGCGCGCGCCGAGAGGCTCCTGATGGACGTCGCCAAATCGGGCGCCTGA
- a CDS encoding acyl-[ACP]--phospholipid O-acyltransferase translates to MSQSLLATRRFAPLFWRQFFAAFNDNFLKNALVLLILARVGGAEGASLVTLAGAIFIAPFFLLSGLAGEMADKFDKAAVARWLSVAEIGVAALSAAGFYFENVPTLFVALSLFGVTGALFGPVKYGILPDQLTREELPAGNALVESATFFAILSGTIAGGLAMQWHDDHFGAIAFVGGIMTVALASCVAAFFIPATARAAADLRIDPNIIRSTFKLLKALRAAPTLNRLTTVTSLFWLYGSIAMSLMPPLVTHSLHGGESVVTLHLAIFAIAIGVGSGLAAFLLTGRIVLLPAAVGALLVAAASLDLGLAEIWRPATAGAADLDIAAYFEQPGALRASFDLAVLAMAGGLMIVPSFAAIQAQSPADQRARTVAAVNVHNAAFMALGGAGVAFLQSKGITLAALFLGMALVAFLSALWIRARVVQNPLLDLLSIFFRAFYRLEVKGIENFDKAGPNPIVALNHVSFLDAAAILSVMPKEPVFAIDSGIAQRWWVKPFMHFTRAIPLDPTKPMGTRTLVNAVKAGDPLVIFPEGRLTVTGSLMKVYDGAGLIAEKSGAFVVPVKIDGAEATMFSRLTREQAPRRWFPKFTLTIQEPVRLTVDEALKGKARRMAAGAALYQIMSDLVFRTTPTNETIFQAVVRAAERHGLSRVALEDPLSGKLTYRRILIGARALAEKIAKIGAPGDVVGVMLPNANAAGVTFLAVISAGRVPAMINFTAGATSILSGCEAARITTILTSKSFIEKGKLDKLAAQLGEKVSLVYLEDMRAGVGFFDRLRAARKFRKAVVARKADDMATVLFTSGSEGAPKGVALSHRNMLANAAQAAARIDFGRMDKVFNVLPMFHSFGLTIGFMLPVISGVPVYFYPSPLHYRIVPELVYGTNATIFFGTDTFLSGYARSAHAYDFRSIRYVLAGAEPVKQSTRDIWCEKFGVRILEGYGVTETAPVLALNTPMFNKFGTVGRLMPGVEHRLETVPGVEEGGRLLVRGPNVMMGYLKADHPGELQPPPDGWYDTGDIVTIDAEGFVTIKGRAKRFAKVGGEMVSLAAVEQLAADLWPKAMSAAATEIDPRKGERIVLVTQEKNASRADFMAFAKSRGASDLSIPAEVLYVERVPLLGSGKIDFAGVTKMVRDRNRYLGGGPRLPNGVMGRIDGSAGSVSG, encoded by the coding sequence ATGTCGCAGTCGCTTCTGGCCACGCGCCGTTTCGCCCCGCTGTTCTGGCGGCAGTTTTTCGCGGCTTTCAACGACAATTTCCTGAAAAACGCGCTGGTGCTGCTGATCCTCGCCCGGGTCGGCGGAGCGGAGGGAGCCTCCCTCGTCACGCTCGCGGGCGCCATTTTCATCGCGCCCTTTTTCCTGCTGTCGGGACTCGCCGGCGAAATGGCGGATAAATTCGACAAGGCGGCGGTGGCGCGCTGGCTGAGCGTCGCGGAGATCGGGGTCGCAGCTCTTTCGGCGGCGGGCTTCTATTTCGAGAACGTTCCGACGCTCTTCGTCGCTCTGTCCCTGTTCGGCGTGACCGGCGCGCTGTTTGGCCCGGTGAAATACGGCATCCTGCCGGATCAGCTGACGCGCGAGGAATTGCCGGCCGGCAATGCGCTCGTCGAGAGCGCGACCTTCTTCGCCATCCTCTCCGGCACCATCGCCGGCGGCCTCGCCATGCAGTGGCATGACGATCATTTCGGCGCCATCGCCTTCGTGGGCGGGATCATGACCGTTGCGCTGGCGAGTTGCGTCGCCGCCTTTTTCATCCCCGCGACGGCGCGCGCCGCCGCCGATCTGCGGATCGACCCGAACATCATCCGCTCGACCTTCAAATTGCTCAAGGCGCTGCGCGCGGCGCCGACGCTCAATCGTCTCACCACGGTGACGAGCCTGTTCTGGCTCTACGGCTCCATCGCCATGTCGCTGATGCCGCCGCTCGTCACCCATTCGCTGCATGGCGGGGAAAGCGTCGTCACGCTGCATCTGGCGATTTTTGCCATCGCCATCGGCGTGGGCTCCGGCCTTGCCGCCTTTCTGCTGACCGGCCGCATCGTGCTGCTGCCGGCGGCCGTCGGCGCGCTGCTGGTCGCCGCCGCGTCCCTCGATCTGGGTCTCGCCGAAATCTGGCGCCCGGCGACGGCGGGCGCCGCCGATCTCGACATTGCGGCCTATTTCGAGCAGCCCGGCGCGCTGCGCGCCTCTTTCGACCTTGCGGTGCTGGCGATGGCCGGCGGTCTGATGATCGTGCCCTCCTTCGCCGCCATTCAGGCGCAGAGCCCGGCCGATCAGCGCGCCCGCACCGTCGCGGCCGTCAATGTGCATAACGCCGCCTTCATGGCGCTGGGGGGCGCCGGCGTCGCCTTTCTGCAAAGCAAGGGGATCACCCTCGCCGCGCTCTTCCTGGGCATGGCCCTCGTCGCCTTCCTCTCTGCGCTCTGGATCCGCGCGCGCGTCGTGCAAAATCCGCTGCTCGATCTGCTGTCGATCTTCTTTCGCGCCTTCTATCGGCTCGAGGTGAAGGGCATCGAGAATTTCGACAAGGCCGGGCCGAACCCCATCGTCGCGCTCAATCATGTGAGCTTTCTCGATGCGGCCGCAATCCTCTCGGTCATGCCGAAGGAGCCGGTCTTCGCCATCGATTCCGGCATTGCGCAACGCTGGTGGGTGAAGCCCTTTATGCATTTCACCCGCGCCATCCCGCTCGATCCGACGAAGCCCATGGGCACGCGCACACTGGTCAACGCCGTGAAGGCGGGCGATCCGCTGGTGATCTTTCCCGAGGGGCGTCTCACCGTCACCGGCAGCCTGATGAAGGTCTATGACGGCGCGGGGCTCATCGCGGAGAAATCCGGCGCCTTCGTCGTGCCGGTGAAGATCGACGGCGCCGAGGCGACCATGTTCTCGCGCCTCACGCGCGAACAGGCGCCGCGCCGCTGGTTTCCGAAATTCACCCTCACCATTCAGGAGCCGGTGCGTCTCACGGTCGACGAGGCGCTGAAGGGCAAGGCGCGCCGCATGGCGGCCGGCGCCGCGCTCTATCAGATCATGTCCGATCTCGTCTTCCGCACCACGCCGACGAATGAAACGATCTTCCAGGCGGTCGTGCGCGCGGCCGAAAGACATGGCCTGTCGCGCGTCGCGCTCGAAGATCCGCTCAGCGGAAAACTCACCTATCGCCGTATTCTGATCGGCGCCCGCGCGCTTGCAGAGAAGATCGCGAAGATCGGCGCGCCGGGCGACGTCGTCGGCGTCATGCTGCCCAACGCCAATGCGGCGGGCGTGACGTTTCTGGCCGTCATCTCGGCGGGGCGCGTCCCGGCCATGATCAATTTCACCGCCGGCGCCACAAGCATTCTCTCCGGCTGCGAAGCCGCGCGCATCACGACAATTCTCACCTCGAAAAGCTTCATCGAAAAGGGGAAGCTCGACAAGCTCGCCGCCCAGCTCGGCGAAAAGGTTTCGCTCGTCTATCTCGAAGACATGCGCGCGGGCGTCGGCTTCTTCGACCGCCTGCGCGCGGCGCGCAAATTCCGCAAGGCCGTCGTCGCGCGCAAGGCCGACGATATGGCGACAGTGCTGTTCACTTCCGGCTCGGAGGGCGCGCCCAAGGGCGTCGCGCTCTCGCACCGGAACATGCTCGCCAATGCGGCGCAGGCGGCGGCGCGCATCGACTTCGGCCGCATGGACAAGGTCTTCAATGTGCTGCCGATGTTCCACAGCTTCGGGCTGACGATCGGCTTCATGCTGCCGGTCATCTCCGGCGTGCCGGTCTATTTCTATCCGTCGCCGCTGCATTACCGCATCGTGCCGGAACTGGTTTACGGCACGAACGCCACGATCTTCTTCGGCACCGACACCTTTCTTTCGGGTTATGCGCGCAGCGCCCATGCTTACGACTTCCGGTCGATCCGCTATGTGCTCGCCGGCGCCGAGCCGGTGAAGCAGTCGACGCGCGACATCTGGTGCGAGAAATTCGGCGTCCGCATTCTCGAGGGCTATGGCGTCACCGAGACGGCGCCCGTGCTGGCGCTGAACACGCCCATGTTCAACAAATTCGGAACCGTCGGCCGGCTGATGCCGGGCGTGGAGCACAGGCTCGAAACCGTGCCGGGCGTCGAGGAAGGCGGACGGCTTCTGGTGCGCGGCCCCAATGTCATGATGGGCTATCTGAAAGCCGACCACCCCGGCGAATTGCAGCCGCCGCCGGACGGCTGGTACGACACGGGCGACATCGTCACCATCGACGCGGAAGGCTTCGTCACGATCAAGGGCCGCGCCAAGCGCTTCGCCAAGGTCGGCGGCGAAATGGTTTCGCTCGCCGCGGTCGAGCAACTGGCCGCCGACCTCTGGCCGAAGGCGATGTCGGCCGCGGCGACCGAGATCGATCCGCGCAAGGGCGAACGCATCGTGCTCGTCACGCAGGAGAAGAATGCAAGCCGCGCCGATTTCATGGCCTTCGCCAAATCGAGGGGCGCGTCCGATCTGTCGATCCCAGCCGAAGTGCTTTACGTCGAGCGCGTGCCGCTGCTGGGCTCCGGCAAGATCGATTTTGCGGGCGTGACCAAAATGGTGCGCGACCGCAACCGCTATCTCGGCGGCGGTCCGCGTCTGCCGAATGGGGTGATGGGGCGCATTGATGGGAGCGCCGGGTCGGTTTCGGGGTGA
- a CDS encoding CHAD domain-containing protein, with protein MKAAKEGDRADVVARPGPLRLVEQPPPEATAEKAKPVRLLKSDSVEDAAVCVFSAALDHFEANIPMFLSARSAESVHQMRVALRRLRAAMGLFGKALAGERLEMARTRAKALGAVLGAARNCDVFAVMLQEGPGAALDGDRDFPKLMAALAGRRAEAYRAARDAVDGDETEAFLVDFRKTIAGRDWEPAPGAADEGSAVDFARVALTRLRKRALKKSRDLATRTPQERHQARIALKKARYGAEFFASLFDPEDAERFTSRLARIQDGLGAFTDMTMAQRLLDEIGTDDGVSPQASGFVRGWFAHAAQDAVGHARKSEKRLKKLEPFWR; from the coding sequence ATGAAAGCGGCGAAGGAAGGCGATCGGGCGGATGTGGTCGCCCGGCCCGGGCCGCTTCGGCTCGTTGAGCAGCCGCCGCCCGAGGCGACCGCGGAGAAGGCGAAGCCGGTCAGGCTGCTCAAAAGCGATTCGGTCGAGGACGCGGCGGTCTGCGTCTTTTCCGCTGCGCTCGACCATTTCGAGGCGAACATCCCCATGTTTCTCTCGGCCCGTTCCGCCGAAAGCGTGCATCAGATGCGCGTGGCGCTGCGCCGCCTGCGCGCCGCCATGGGACTTTTCGGCAAGGCGCTCGCCGGCGAAAGGCTGGAGATGGCGCGGACGCGGGCGAAAGCCCTCGGCGCCGTGCTGGGCGCCGCCCGCAACTGCGACGTTTTCGCCGTCATGCTGCAGGAGGGACCGGGCGCGGCGCTGGACGGCGACCGGGACTTTCCAAAGCTGATGGCGGCGCTGGCGGGGCGCCGCGCGGAAGCCTATCGCGCGGCCCGCGACGCGGTTGACGGCGACGAGACCGAGGCCTTTCTCGTCGATTTCCGCAAGACCATCGCCGGCCGGGACTGGGAGCCCGCGCCGGGCGCGGCCGACGAAGGTTCGGCCGTCGACTTCGCGCGCGTGGCGTTGACGCGGCTGCGCAAGCGGGCGCTGAAGAAATCGCGAGACCTCGCCACGCGCACGCCGCAGGAGCGGCACCAGGCGCGCATCGCGCTCAAGAAGGCGCGTTACGGCGCCGAGTTTTTCGCAAGCCTGTTCGACCCGGAAGACGCTGAAAGGTTCACGTCGCGGCTCGCCCGAATTCAGGACGGCCTCGGCGCCTTCACCGACATGACGATGGCGCAGCGCCTGCTCGACGAGATCGGGACCGACGATGGCGTGTCGCCGCAGGCGTCGGGCTTTGTGCGGGGCTGGTTCGCCCATGCGGCGCAGGACGCTGTCGGCCATGCGCGCAAGAGCGAGAAGAGGCTGAAGAAGCTGGAGCCGTTCTGGCGTTGA
- a CDS encoding homospermidine synthase — MSVWPVYGKITGPIVLIGFGSIGRGILPLIERHFDFDKSRFTVIDPVDTHRRLLDERGIAFIKDKLTPENYRELLTPLLTKGGGQGFIVNLSVDVSSLAIMQLARELKALYVDTVVEPWPGFYFDKSKGNESRTNYALRETILEERRKNPGGTTAVSCVGANPGMVSWFVKQALVNIAKDTGVFDKEPATRAEWGALAQKLGLKGVHIAERDTQRARDPKPLNVFVNTWSVEGFVSEGMQPAELGWGTHEKALPDIGRAHSTGCGAAIYLLSPGANTRVRSWCPTPGAQYGFLVTHNESISIADYFTLRDSAGKAVYRPTCHYAYHPANDAVLSLHEIFGAAGKMQPEWKILDEHEIVDGIDELGVLLYGHAKNAYWYGSQLSIEETRDLAPYQNATGLQVSSAALAGMVWALENPEAGIVEADEVDYKRCLEVQLPYLGPVKGYYTDWTPLDGRPGLFPEDIDESDPWQFKNILVR, encoded by the coding sequence ATGTCCGTCTGGCCCGTCTATGGCAAAATCACCGGCCCGATCGTGCTGATCGGCTTCGGCTCCATCGGGCGCGGCATCCTGCCCCTGATCGAGCGCCATTTCGATTTCGACAAGTCGCGCTTCACCGTGATCGATCCGGTCGACACGCATCGCCGCCTGCTCGACGAGCGCGGCATCGCTTTCATCAAGGACAAGCTGACGCCGGAAAACTATCGTGAGCTCCTGACCCCCCTGCTGACCAAGGGCGGCGGACAGGGCTTCATCGTCAATCTTTCGGTCGACGTCTCCTCGCTCGCCATCATGCAGCTCGCGCGCGAACTGAAGGCGCTCTACGTCGATACGGTCGTGGAGCCCTGGCCGGGCTTCTATTTCGACAAGAGCAAGGGCAATGAGTCGCGCACCAATTACGCGCTGCGCGAGACGATCCTCGAGGAGCGCCGCAAGAACCCCGGCGGCACGACGGCCGTCTCCTGCGTGGGCGCCAATCCGGGCATGGTGTCCTGGTTCGTGAAGCAGGCGCTGGTCAATATCGCGAAGGACACGGGCGTCTTCGACAAGGAGCCCGCGACCCGCGCCGAATGGGGCGCGCTGGCGCAGAAGCTCGGCCTGAAGGGCGTCCATATCGCCGAACGCGACACCCAGCGCGCCCGCGACCCGAAGCCGCTCAATGTCTTCGTCAACACCTGGTCGGTCGAGGGCTTCGTCTCCGAGGGCATGCAGCCGGCGGAACTGGGCTGGGGCACGCATGAGAAGGCGCTGCCCGACATCGGCCGCGCCCATTCGACGGGCTGCGGCGCCGCGATCTATCTGCTCTCGCCCGGCGCCAATACCCGCGTGCGCAGCTGGTGCCCGACGCCCGGCGCGCAATATGGTTTCCTCGTCACCCACAATGAGTCGATCTCGATTGCGGATTACTTCACCCTGCGGGATTCGGCCGGAAAGGCGGTCTATCGCCCGACCTGCCATTACGCCTATCACCCGGCCAATGACGCCGTGCTGAGCCTGCACGAAATCTTCGGCGCCGCCGGAAAGATGCAGCCGGAGTGGAAGATCCTCGACGAGCATGAGATCGTCGACGGGATCGACGAGCTCGGCGTGCTGCTCTACGGCCATGCGAAAAACGCTTACTGGTATGGCTCGCAGCTCTCGATCGAAGAGACCCGCGATCTCGCGCCCTATCAGAACGCCACCGGCCTTCAGGTGTCCTCGGCGGCGCTCGCCGGCATGGTCTGGGCGCTGGAGAATCCGGAAGCCGGCATCGTCGAGGCCGATGAGGTCGACTACAAGCGCTGCCTCGAGGTCCAGCTCCCCTATCTTGGCCCGGTGAAAGGCTATTACACGGACTGGACGCCGCTCGACGGCCGCCCGGGCCTGTTCCCGGAAGACATCGACGAAAGCGATCCCTGGCAGTTCAAGAATATTCTGGTTCGCTAA
- a CDS encoding ArsR/SmtB family transcription factor: protein MVAPHKLELRMEPALAALNAAAEETRLRLLALLAQSELTVSEVVAILGQSQPRVSRHLKLLVEAGLVERRREGAWAFFRLAPGGETGAMARQLAGWLDPADPVLAEDLARLAEVRHARAENAARYFAAHAAEWDDIRSLHVPETLVEAAMRDAVGEKPVRCVLDLGTGAGRMLELFAPLAQQAVGVDLSTAMLAVARGRMEETGLRNVQLRQGDIYALPVERNSVDLAIMHQVLHYLDDPARALREAARVLAPGGRLLVVDFAPHQEEALRDKHAHRRLGFSNAEITGLLAQAGLETLLHRELAPPAKEGAKLTVSLWLAQDPRIIADKIPASSYETA from the coding sequence ATGGTCGCCCCGCATAAACTCGAGCTCAGGATGGAGCCGGCGCTCGCGGCGCTCAACGCCGCCGCGGAGGAGACGCGGCTGCGCCTTCTCGCGCTGCTTGCCCAGTCCGAGCTGACCGTTAGCGAAGTGGTCGCCATTCTGGGTCAGTCGCAGCCGCGCGTGTCACGCCATCTCAAGCTGCTGGTCGAGGCCGGTCTGGTCGAGCGGCGCCGCGAAGGCGCCTGGGCCTTTTTCCGCCTCGCGCCCGGCGGCGAGACGGGCGCGATGGCGCGTCAGCTCGCCGGCTGGCTCGACCCCGCCGATCCGGTGCTGGCCGAGGATCTCGCCCGCCTCGCCGAGGTCCGCCATGCGCGCGCGGAAAACGCCGCCCGCTATTTCGCCGCCCATGCGGCGGAATGGGACGACATCCGCTCGTTGCATGTGCCCGAGACGCTGGTCGAGGCGGCGATGCGCGACGCCGTTGGCGAGAAGCCGGTCCGCTGCGTGCTCGATCTCGGCACGGGCGCCGGCCGCATGCTCGAACTCTTCGCGCCGCTCGCCCAGCAGGCGGTCGGCGTCGATCTCTCCACCGCCATGCTCGCCGTGGCGCGCGGGCGGATGGAGGAGACCGGCCTGCGCAATGTGCAGCTGCGCCAGGGCGACATTTACGCGCTGCCGGTCGAGCGCAATTCCGTCGATCTCGCGATCATGCATCAGGTGCTGCACTATCTCGACGACCCGGCCCGCGCGCTGCGCGAGGCGGCGCGCGTTCTGGCGCCGGGCGGGCGGCTGCTCGTCGTCGATTTCGCGCCCCATCAGGAGGAGGCGCTGCGCGACAAGCACGCCCATCGCCGCCTCGGCTTTTCCAATGCGGAGATCACCGGCCTGCTCGCACAGGCGGGGCTGGAGACGCTCCTGCATCGCGAGCTCGCGCCGCCGGCGAAGGAGGGGGCCAAGCTCACCGTCTCCTTATGGCTCGCGCAGGATCCGCGCATTATCGCTGACAAGATTCCCGCTTCATCCTATGAGACCGCCTGA
- the metF gene encoding methylenetetrahydrofolate reductase [NAD(P)H], which yields MFNALHPTASGKRFNISYEFFPPKTPEMEAQLWESVKRLEALNPHFVSVTYGAGGSTRERTHAIVARIARETQMKPAAHLTCVSSSVAEIDDILHGYWDAGVRHIVALRGDPPTGVGTKFTPNPDGYARSSDLVRGIRRLHDFEISVSTYPEGHPESASVEQDLDALQAKIDAGATRAITQFFFDNDIYFRFLDKARARGITIPIVPGIMPIRNFRQVANFATKAGASVPRWVGERFEGLDNDPETRALVAATTAVEQVMGLARAGVDQFHFYTNNRADMVFAICHLLGVRPLREKADA from the coding sequence ATGTTCAACGCGCTGCACCCGACCGCTTCCGGCAAGCGGTTCAACATCTCCTATGAATTCTTTCCGCCGAAGACGCCGGAGATGGAGGCGCAGCTGTGGGAGTCGGTCAAGCGTCTGGAGGCGCTGAATCCGCATTTCGTCTCGGTCACCTATGGCGCCGGCGGTTCGACGCGCGAGCGCACGCACGCCATCGTCGCGCGCATCGCCCGCGAAACGCAGATGAAGCCGGCCGCGCATCTGACCTGCGTGTCCTCCTCCGTCGCGGAGATCGACGATATTCTGCACGGCTATTGGGACGCCGGCGTGCGTCACATCGTGGCGCTGCGCGGCGATCCGCCGACCGGCGTCGGCACGAAATTCACGCCCAATCCCGACGGCTATGCGCGCTCCAGCGATCTCGTGCGCGGCATCCGCCGCCTGCATGATTTCGAGATTTCGGTCTCGACCTATCCCGAAGGCCATCCCGAAAGCGCCTCCGTCGAGCAGGATCTCGACGCGCTTCAGGCGAAGATCGACGCGGGCGCGACGCGCGCCATCACGCAGTTCTTCTTCGACAACGACATCTACTTCCGCTTCCTCGACAAGGCCCGCGCAAGGGGGATCACGATCCCGATCGTGCCGGGCATCATGCCGATCCGCAATTTCCGCCAGGTCGCCAATTTCGCGACCAAGGCGGGCGCGAGCGTGCCGCGCTGGGTCGGGGAGCGTTTCGAGGGTCTCGACAATGATCCCGAGACCCGTGCGCTCGTCGCCGCCACCACCGCGGTCGAGCAGGTGATGGGCCTCGCCCGCGCCGGCGTCGACCAGTTCCATTTCTACACCAACAATCGCGCCGACATGGTTTTCGCGATTTGTCATCTCCTCGGCGTTCGTCCCCTTCGCGAGAAAGCAGACGCATGA